In a genomic window of Rhododendron vialii isolate Sample 1 chromosome 12a, ASM3025357v1:
- the LOC131310738 gene encoding nucleosome assembly protein 1;4-like, with protein MSNTNKDQLDLSDLGASLPAAAAALSAEDRAGLVNALKDKLQNLAGQHSDVLETLTPKVRRRVEVLRELQSQHDELEAKFFEERAALEAKYQKLYEPLYTKRYEVVNGVEVEGFTAEATMDEEDKEVEEKGVPSFWVTAMKTNEVLAEEISERDEEALKYLKDIKWYRIDNPKGFKLEFFFDTNPFFKNSVLTKTYHMIDDDEPILEKAIGTEIEWYPGKCLTQKILKKKPKKGSKNAKPITKTENCESFFNFFNPPQVPEDDDDIDEDTAEELQNQMEQDYDIGSTIRDKIIPHAVSWFTGEAVQGDEFEDIEVDDEEGDEDEDEEDEDDDEEDDDDEEEEKGGKSRKKKSGRAQAGEGQPGERPPECKQQ; from the exons ATGAGCAACACCAACAAAGATCAGCTCGATTTGTCCGATCTCGGCGCGTCCCtccccgccgccgccgccg CTCTCAGTGCAGAGGATCGTGCCGGTCTTGTTAATGCCCTAAAG gataagctTCAGAATTTGGCCGGGCAGCACTCGGACGTGCTGGAGACTTTGACGCCGAAAGTTCGCAGGCGGGTTGAGGTTCTAAGAGAGCTGCAG AGCCAACACGATGAGTTGGAGGCCAAATTTTTTGAGGAGAGAGCAGCCCTTGAAGCTAAATACCAGAAGCTTTATGAACCACTTTACACCAAG AGGTATGAAGTTGTGAATGGTGTTGAAGTTGAAGGTTTTACAGCTGAAGCGACAATGGATGAAGAGGATAAAGAAGTAGAAG AGAAAGGTGTTCCCAGTTTCTGGGTCACTGCGATGAAGACAAACGAAGTATTGGCCGAGGAG ATCTCAGAGCGAGATGAAGAGGCCCTCAAGTATCTTAAAGATATCAAGTGGTATAGGATTGACAATCCCAAGGGATTCAAGCTTGAATTCTTCTTTGATACCAATCCTTTTTTCAAGAACTCTGTTCTGACAAAAACATATCACATGATTGATGACGATGAGCCTATTTTAGAGAAAGCGATAGG GACGGAGATTGAATGGTATCCAGGGAAGTGCTTGACTCAGAAGATCCTTAAGAAAAAGCCAAAGAAGGGATCTAAGAATGCAAAACCCATTACAAAGACTGAAAATTGCGAAAGTTTCTTCAACTTTTTCAATCCTCCACAGGTTCCCGAAGACGATGATGATATTGATGAAGATACT GCAGAAGAACTTCAGAATCAAATGGAGCAAGACTATGACATTGG GTCAACAATTCGGGACAAAATTATCCCACATGCTGTGTCGTGGTTTACGGGGGAGGCCGTTCAGGGGGATGAGTTTGAAGACATAGAGGTAGATGATGAAGAAGGTGATGAGGATGAAGACGAAGAAGACGAGGATGATGATGAGGAGgacgatgatgatgaagaagaagagaagggtgGCAAAAGTAGGAAGAAG AAGAGTGGAAGAGCACAAGCTGGAGAAGGTCAGCCCGGCGAGCGTCCACCGGAATGCAAGCAACAGTAA
- the LOC131310742 gene encoding transcription initiation factor TFIID subunit 7, with translation MEIEGENGSKTQLKKGLKTELGRGLGFDSRDRTVSRRHVSFEPKNTGRVHFEVIGRNPIWVKGSRSDEIRVFRRWEGGEIEDGDMFCVSAKKPIWFAAKILELGEGEDERAAGNERELDEGIESGCGLRSVGELGLDSGDVSGIDPVKEFGFLVMGQEFNHFPKQMIRHTKTWNWFLEEPNEHSDDDEVSDKKGKKGLRRKRKKDEGNDDDEWTGESEEDKEALTKVRKVWNPKYSTRSKDHDKPTKDTGINKHSVKKRTFDTNEEDEENKDDDALGGFIVENDDMEEEEEEEEEEEEEEEEEEGEDNDDEVD, from the exons ATGGAAATCGAGGGGGAAAACGGTTCCAAAACCCAGTTGAAGAAGGGACTGAAAACAGAGCTCGGAAGAGGATTAGGGTTCGATTCAAGAGACCGAACCGTTTCTCGTCGACACGTGTCGTTCGAACCAAAGAACACAGGCAGGGTTCATTTCGAAGTCATTGGAAGGAATCCCATTTGGGTAAAAGGCAGCAGGAGTGATGAAATTAGGGTCTTCAGGAGGTGGGAGGGAGGTGAAATTGAAGATGGGGACATGTTCTGTGTTTCTGCGAAGAAACCCATTTGGTTTGCTGCGAAAATATTGGAACTTGGTGAAGGGGAAGACGAGAGAGCGGCTGGAAACGAGAGAGAATTGGATGAGGGAATAGAGAGTGGATGTGGGTTGAGAAGTGTTGGAGAGTTGGGGCTGGATTCTGGTGATGTTTCAGGCATTGACCCAGTAAAAG AGTTTGGCTTTCTTGTAATGGGGCAAGAGTTCAATCACTTCCCCAAACAAATGATCCGTCACACGAAAACTTGGAACTGGTTCCTCGAGGAACCTAACGAACACAGCGATGATGATGAAGTTTCTGACAAGAAAGGTAAGAAAGGGTtaaggagaaaaaggaaaaaggatgaaggcaatgatgatgatgagtgGACGGGGGAGAGTGAAGAGGACAAGGAAGCACTTACAAAAGTAAGAAAGGTGTGGAACCCAAAATACTCTACTAGATCGAAAGACCATGACAAACCTACTAAGGACACAGGAATTAACAAACATTCTGTCAAAAAGAGAACTTTCGATACAaatgaagaagatgaggaaaatAAAGACGATGATGCCCTGGGAGGCTTTATCGTTGAAAATGATGacatggaggaggaggaggaggaggaggaggaggaagaagaagaagaagaagaagaagaaggagaagacaACGACGACGAAGTAGATTAA
- the LOC131310752 gene encoding heterogeneous nuclear ribonucleoprotein 1-like, producing the protein MDGGGGFAEQHYDSVAFNDGIEEEEEEQYDDEQYGEEQTQQQFSSGRRGIESYGNNVDGSAGNDIGHRHRGGDSSSGKLFIGGVAWETSEERFTNYFLKYGEITDSVIMVDKLTGRSRGFGFVTFADPAVADRVLEQEHVIDGRAVEVKRTVPREEMQGQGAQRTRKIFVGGIPTFLTEDELREYFSSYGSVAEHQIMIDRDTGRSRGFGFVTFESEDTVERIFSDGKTHELGGKQVEIKKAVPKRAGSDYTYDVRTRHGGSSSKSYGGFGRGAAEYGGGGYGGKMSRQSGPYDGYGGYGSYGGGNYGGGAYGGYGGYGYGGFGFWGPMYNNTSGYGGGDYGTPGGYGGGSGSTGYGGGKGYGGGGAGYGGSGGGRGFGGGAGYGGGGGKGYDGGAGYGGGGGRGYGGVGGGGGGRGYGGGGSSGYGGNKGYGNGGGASGRFHPYQK; encoded by the exons ATGGACGGTGGTGGCGGTTTCGCTGAACAACACTATGATTCGGTCGCCTTTAACGACGGCatagaagaggaagaagaagaacaatacGATGATGAACAATACGGTGAGGAACAAACCCAACAACAGTTCTCATCGGGCCGTCGTGGGATCGAGTCATATGGTAACAACGTAGATGGTAGTGCAGGCAATGACATAGGACACCGGCATCGTGGTGGTGATTCTTCTTCAGG AAAACTCTTTATTGGAGGCGTCGCGTGGGAGACATCCGAAG AGAGATTTACCAATTACTTCCTCAAGTATGGAGAGATCACAGATTCTGTGATTATGGTGGATAAGCTTACAGGAAGATCACGGGGATTTGGATTTGTGACATTTGCTGACCCAGCAGTTGCTGACAGGGTTTTGGAGCAAGAACATGTTATAGATGGCAGAGCG GTGGAAGTGAAAAGAACAGTCCCTAGGGAGGAAATGCAGGGTCAAGGAGCACAAAGAACAAGGAAAATCTTCGTTGGTGGCATACCAACATTTTTGACTGAAG ATGAGCTGAGGGAGTATTTTTCTTCCTATGGTAGCGTTGCAGAGCACCAGATTATGATTGATCGTGACACTGGGCGGTCAAGAGGCTTTGGGTTTGTTACCTTTGAGAGCGAAGATACTGTTGAGAGGATTTTCTCTGATGGCAAAACTCATGAACTTGGTGGCAAACAA gTGGAAATAAAGAAGGCCGTGCCGAAAAGAGCTGGAAGTGACTATACTTATGATGTTAGGACACGTCACGGTGGGAGTTCTTCAAAGTCCTATGGTGGCTTTGGCAGAGGTGCAGCTGAATATGGAGGTGGTGGATACGGTGGAAAAATGAGCAGACAATCTGGTCCCTATGATGGGTATGGTGGTTATGGCAGTTATGGTGGGGGAAACTACGGTGGTGGAGCATATGGTGGCTACGGTGGATATGGCTATGGTGGATTTGGGTTTTGGGGGCCTATGTATAATAATACCAGTGGTTATGGAGGTGGTGATTATGGTACCCCTGGTGGTTATGGTGGGGGCAGCGGTAGCACTGGGTATGGTGGTGGTAAAGgttatggaggtggtggtgctGGGTAtggtggcagcggcggcggTAGAGGATTCGGAGGTGGTGCTGggtatggtggtggtggaggtaaAGGATATGATGGCGGTGCTGGGtatggtggcggcggtggtagAGGATATGGTGGCgttggcggcggcggtggtggcagAGGatacggtggtggtggtagtagtggATATGGTGGCAATAAAGGATATGGAAATGGTGGTGGTGCAAGCGGAAGGTTCCATCCTTACCAGAAGTGA